acgaagaagagcgagGCGGGACGGTGGTGGTGCATTTTATAAAAAAGTCAGAATGGTTTGTGGAGACCATGATAGCTATGCTGGGCACGGCCGAAGAGCAGAGCGTCTGGCATCGTGGTATAGGGACTGGGCTGGGCGCTTtagagaggagaaagggcCGAGTGCCCGTGTTAGGAAATGAGCTCGAAGGATTCGGTACCGGAGATAGGGTTAagcttgagaaggaagacAGTTTGTAGTTATGTTGTAGATTTATATGATTCGAGTTTTAGAATCATCGAAATTCGCCGTTGAAGATCACCAATATTATTTGGCCCATCCTTCGTGCTGTAAAAACAACATTCCAGTTTATATCATCATATCATAGCAATTTTGCATAGGATTTTTTACAATAGTTGCTTCATTACCAGGCAGATCATCGTCTACTCTGTTCAATCGCAGCTTTAAAAACGCCAAGACAGTTTTGGTAAATAGCTTCAACTGCTAGAACGACCGTGATTTGTCGGCCTTTGGTCTTAATCCTTATGACAAGTTCATTCTTATCATCGCACTTCGCTTGCAGTAGTAATGTACGCTTTTGATGGCATTGAGGAATTTGTACTTCAATTTTTAGACCGTAGTTGCGAATGTCTTACACATAAAAAAATGCACTCAAATACAACCTGTAACAACAGGAAAGAATATTTAATAATCACTGATCTGAGATATGTAATGGATTGGTTTATAATATACATTGGCAGTAACCAGAAACGGTAAAATGACAGATCACATCCATTGTGCACATCATACAGACCGGAATCTAACGTGAAAAACTTGAGAACATGGGAGAGATGTGTCAGCGCAGTTTAGTCCTCGATACTCCACATAGTCTGGTTTATCAAGGGTGGAACGGCGAAGCGCCGGCACACCTTCCTGATGCCTTCTTCCAAGACTTTCGAAatagaagaagacagaAAGTGAACACAGGTTGTCTAGACCTAAAGCGTTGATATTCCATTACGGCTAGTAAGCACGCTCTCGTGAGAAGGCGAGAGCGGCTAGGCAAATGCGTATGGGTGTGGGTACggtgaaaaaaaaaaaagaaagagaaaagaagtatctgaaaaaaggaaaaaggataaTCAGCCTTGCATCTCCTACTCCTATAGGTGAATATGTGCGACAAAGGCACTGGATGATATCGTGGTTGTTGAAAGGGCTGCTAAATGAAAATTGGATagaaagaagaacagaGAAATGTTCAAATTGCCCACAGCCTACACATCAAAAAGTTTCGGCAAAAGGCGGAGTTTTGTGGCATGACGTGTTATTGGAAGCCCGGCGGGATCATTAAAGCAAAACAGGATCTACATCTTCTTTACTTTATCTCGACTTGGTTAGTAGTCTATTCTTAGTTCCTTGCTTGGCATCTTCTATGCAGGCCGTGTGATTGGTTTCTCGGCAGCAATAAACACAGCTGCAATAGTCCAGGAACGGGGCAGGGACCCCATGGTCCCCCATCCTTTCCGTAACCGCGTGCTGCAACTTCTGGTTTCTGCGATGTTTTGCCTTTTAACCAAGAAACATGGAGCCGTCACATCCTCCCCCGGCGATCAGCTCACCGGTAACTCTCTCGCCCAGCCGATCCCACAAGGCGCATTCTTGGGTAGATCGTCGAGTTCCAATCTAAAGGGAACCTATGCTCCCCACCCCGCAGCGTATATATTATGCACCTTCCTCccactcttcctccaacTTGTCTGCCTTTACTCTTCTTTTGTACTAACCTTAACGAGAACATATAGACCAATCGCCAAAATGTCCTGGTCCGAAGAAAAACTGGCGACCAGTCGGACGTCTATTGATGGCAATCGTATTGTTGTCAACACGTCCGATGTGGATATGCCAGACACTGATCACAAACAGGAAGCGGCAGAGCAAATTGCAGCTATGAGCCCTGAAGAATTTCAGGCCTTGGAAAAGAAGTTGCTGTGGAAGATCGACTTGAAGCTGATCCCTTGGATGACGTACGTAAAGCTTTCTTCATATGAGCTATGCTGGACTGACCATGATCCATAATCAGACTGCTGTACTTGGTGAATTCCAAGCTATTATGTGATGCTCTGGTGGATGCTAATAGCTTGGCAGCTGAGTTTCATTGATCGTGTCAACGTCGGTGCCGCAAAGCTCGTCGGTGCGTCCTCTTTAGGTCCTCTCTCGAAATTTGCAGGCTCACAGGACTCCAGGACTGAACGAAGAACTCAACCTTAGCTCCTTACAATACTCCAACGCATCTATGAGTGAGCTTCCTGGTTCTACCCTTGATACTCTTGTTAACTTTATATTAGTCTTCTTTGTTCCTTATGTTCTCTTTGAGGTACCTAGCAATCTTTTGTAAGCCATTTGTGAGGAACATCCTTGGCCGGAGCTAAAATTCGCTTGACGCTTAGGCTCAAAAAGCTCCGTCCATCGAGGTGGATTCCATTCACAATGGTCAGTCACTCTCTACTCTAATGCTAACCTTTCTACTGATACAATATCATAGGTTTGTTGGGGCATCTTCCAGACCACAAGTATGATCCTCTGCTTGTATCTCGCGGATGCGAATTCTGACCGCATGCGGCAGTGGGTCTCGTCACGACTTATGGACAGTTACTTGCTCTACGATTTTGCCTTGGTCTTTTCGAAGCTGGTTTGTTCCCAGGTCTCAACTTTTACTTGTAAGTCTCTTTCCATTGTTATTTCAGTGAAGAATAAAACAGCCATTAATCGATTCCATAAGGACTGGTTGGTATAAGCGTGATGAGATCAATAGGCGATGTGCGTTCTTCTTTGGTGGTGCTGTGTTGGCTGGCGCTTTCGGCGGCATCCTTGGATGTAAGTCTGATTGTAATGGAGGAATGGTAGAATTAGCAGAACCCTGACATCTTGTAGATGGTCTGAGTAAAATGGATGGAATCGGCGGGAAGCAAGGATGGTCATGGATTGTATGTTTTTCGGGGTATCAATCAGAGAAACTGGCTAATGGTCCCGGAAGTTCATTATTGAGGGCCTCCTTACCTTTGTTTTAGCTGTTGCCAGTTTTTGGATGATCCATGACTGGCCAGACCGAGCCCGGTTCCTTACACCTTTGGAACGAGAAATTGTCCTCACACGACTGAAAGCGGAGCAAGGCTTGGTGAGCCATGTTTGAATCATGCATGAGAGAAAGACTTGCTAACTTGATTCAGGCTTCTGAAGGAAGCTATAACAAGAGAATTGTCAAGAAGGCTTTGACGGACTGGAAGACATATTGTCTAATGTTGATGTACATTGGCGCGGCGGAACCCCTTTACAGGTGAGTATCGTTcatgggagaagaagtttTGTCGGTCGACTGATGGATACGTTTTGCACATAGTGGATCGTATGTCTATTCATCAATGGTGGCTGGTTCaatttttttcttttcgtcTTACTGAAACAAATCTTCcagcctcttctctcccacTATCATTGCTCATCTCGGTGATTTCACCATCTCTCAATCGCTTCTTCTCAGTGTTCCGCGTACGTTCTTACATTGTTCCAGGGTGAAATAAGCTTACAATCACGAAGCCTACGTATTGATGTTCATCACAACAATGGGGACTGCATTCCTCAGTGATAAATTCAGAAGACGAGGGTTCTTCCTTATGGGATGGTGAGGTCATGCTCTGTTATGAATCGAAGAGACGAATTGACTGTGTCCCAGGTCCCTTGTTGGTGCGATTGGCTATCTACTCCTCTTGACCGTTCCTATTCAATACCCTGTAAGCATAGTCATTGCTTGAAGTAAAAAATATAATTAAGTGAAATTCAGGGTGCGCTGTACTTTGCCGTGTACGTGGCGTCTGCCGCTATTGGCCCTCTGATCGCCACTAGCATTGCATGGACTGGTAACACTTGGGGTAACCACTGTGTGTATCGCTCACTTCATTGTCTGGGTCGTTGCACTGATATATGATTTAGACAAGAAGGCCATTTGCATGGGACTCGTCTTCTCCGCTGGTAATTGCGGTGGTATCGTGTCCTCTCAGGCATATAGGAACAAGGATGCCCCTCGTTTCATACCTGGGCATGCGACAGCCATGGCGTTCTGCCTGCTCAATTGTTCCATGGCATTTCTTTTGTACGTCATGAATAAGCGAGAGAACAGGAGGAGGGATGAAAAGTATGGTCCGGCGCCTCTTCCTGATGAAGTTCAAGAATATGAAGACCCGGATTATCAGCGAAAGTGGGGATTGGAGGGGATGACTCGAGCCGAGATTATTGAACTGGGCGATGATCACCCAGCATTCAGATACTGGTTGTAAGGGACTCGGCAGGGATTTCAGAAAGGTTATGACAGGAACCGAGAAAAGAATGTAGGTAAACTTATATAGGATGCAATGGAATCTCgtaagaagaagaaacaacATGCAATGAATTTATGGGTTCAATGATGATCGGATTGCCAGCAATAGTAAACCTGATATACAATGCAAATAATGTACTGAGTACTGATGACTGATCCCATCATCGAGACTACTGATGTCCCGATAATGCCTATCGCCAAGCGAGCACTTGTAGCTGGGCTATGCAAGATCAAATCCAGTAGTAAAATCGACCAAGAAACAGAGTTTAGAGTTTAGCGATCGGTAAGACGGTACCCGATAGGATTTCTCGTGATGATCATCATAGGAGGTACTTATTACTATTTGCCAAGTACGACTGATAAGATCATCAAGAAGGGAAAGTTTTCCATGCAATCATTTAATTGACTTTTTCGCATCTTGAATCTTGTTTTAGAGCAGACGAATCGCCTCGATCAGCTCCATTAATTCCGTTGGTGGTCGAGCGAAGCATAAGCCACATAAAGGAGTATCTCGAGTAAAATCTTATGGCGGACCTTGTAGTGAAAAGGGCAGCTACAGTCTACATATAATATGGCTTCAGAGCGAGCATTGGGAGGATGATCCAACGAGTGGCCGATGCTTCGTTGATTCGTCTAATACGTCCGTCGGTAGCAACTAATGTTGGGCGGcctccatttcctttgTCACCGACGGGATCAAAATGTTCGCCCGACGGATATCGGTGGTGAATACCGGAGAAGTTGGGCTCGCTATTATGACTTCGGGCTGTGAATTTGTGATGAGATTTCGAGAGTCTCAGTTACGCTGCGCATTATTTATTACTGTTCCCGTCGGCCATGCGAGCAACCATACGTTTCAACCATGCCGCCGCCATACGTCGTACAATAGTTCCACGAACATCGGCAACAGCTCCAACACCTTACTCATGGGTGGATTCAGCTGCGACTGTCAAAGCGGACGGTAtgctttctctttcttcttgtctctACGATCTGACCCCCTGGTAGGCCCCCTGTCAGGAATGACTGTTGCGCTCAAAGAGAATATATCTTATTCATATGCGCCTACCACATGCTCTTCTACAATATTAAAGGATTACAAGCCCCCATTTGATGCTACATGCGTTTCAAGTCTTATAGCGGCAGGGGTACAAATAGTTgggatgacgaagatggaTGAGTTTGGTATGGGGTAAGTAGTGAGATAGGCTTGAACAGGTATTTATTGCTCATCAAATTTACGTCAGCTCTTTGACTACCCATTTACCCCCATATTATTCACCGGTGTATAACCCAGCATCGCCTTCACCTGGAGAGCCACATCGGTCAGCTGGCGGAAGCTCAGGCGGATCAGCAGCTGCTGTAGCAGAAGGCAGTTGCGATGCGTGAGCATATGTTTCGATATGTTCCTTCAGCCGCCAAAACTGACATCGCCATTCCTGAAGAGCACTGGGGACAGACACTGGTGGTTCAGTGCGTTTACCGGCTAGTTATTGTGGTGTGGTCGGTCTTAAACCGTCCTATGGACTCATCAGTCGGTACGCctttctttgcctttgaTAATATGACATTATGATTAACAACATGTAGGAGAGGCGTGGTCGCGTACGGCGACTCTTTAGATTGCGTTGGGGTACTGGCGAGAGAAGTCGGCACCGTTGAACGAGTATTCAGTGtgtcctcatcctcctcgtccatAATCCGTTGCTCACGACCTGCAGACGTTTTATCACATCCAGATGATAATGACATGACCTGTGCATCTGCTCGTCCACGCTCCCGAGCCCTTTCCATCCTGAAGGCCCACCTTGCTATTCTGCCCACCACAGCTGGCCCTCTATCCGGTTGTCGCATAGGGGTCCCCAGCCAAGCTTCACTACCTCCACCATACATAAACACACCTCgttctcttctctcacaCCTACAGTCACTCGGTGCAACCCTTCATCCAGTGTCATTACCATCTCTCCCTAAAGCTTTGCCTGCATACTATGTCCTTGCAAGTGCCGAGGCGTCTAGCAATTTGGGAAGATATGGTGGGAGTTGGTTTGCAGGACAAAATGAGAAGGCGCTAGGAAAGAGGACGGAAGAGAGTGGAATCCAGAGGAGGATCAGGGTCAGGAGTGAAGGATTTGGAAtggaggtgaagaagagaattTTGGCCGGAACGCATGCTTTGAGTGCAGAGTGAGAGCTTTTTTGTCACTGTCTGATTAACGATACAGAATATTGACTGATTTCGGCGGCAAGCGAATTTAACAACACGTACTTGAAAGCATTGTACATTCGTCGCTGCCTGAAAAAAGACTATCAAGCAATTTTCCGGATTCCCTACCCACTGTCTTCTTCGCCAGCCGTTCTTTCACCGGATGGTGTCGACTTCATTATTCATCCCACAGCAATCTGCACAGCACCCACAACCAATCCTACTGGAAAAGACAGTGGTCAAAAAGAAGCAACCTATATCCAAGATCTGCTCAATGTTCCCGCCTCACTTGCGGGCTTGCCCTCCATGTCTGTTCCGGCCGGTAGAGGTCCGGATGGGTGGCCAATAGGTGTCGCAATCACTGGACAGTGGGGTATGGAAGATTTGGTCTTCAGATTAGGGAGAACCATAGAAAAGTGGAACAAAAAACAGGCATTATAGTGTAGCAATGCATTAAAATCCTAAGTCTATGAGAGTTGACGTGAACTAATATGAGCGTCAAGTTGGATTCGAATAAATTCAAGGATTGATTTTGTGGCTGTTTTGGACATTTCCAGCGCTTTCGACCACTGAGGTATGCATCATCAGTACCATATTTTCGCTTTGAGGAAGTGAAGGGACTCACTTCCTGTCTTGTGAAGTTACCCTCACTTTCGACCCAAACAAGTTCTGCTTCTCCCTCGCTTTGCCCAGCAACTTCCATACTGTTCCCTTCACTGGCTGTTCCAAATATCGCGCCCCAAGCCCAGCCGAACCCGAATCTGGCCTTCGCCTGCTTCTCCTCATCGGTCTCTGGGTCCAAcatcactcttccttcGGTGGTCACCACGAGCGCCACAGCGACGGGGAGTGCTAAGATCGATATCGTGCCTGCAGAGAGGAGTGCTAATGTGGAAGCGTTGATAGAGGCCGCTCGAGCAGTAAAAGTATATCCCGCTGCAGGAGATATCCTAGCCGCGTCTCTTTTACTCTCTGGGACATAGGCGTACTCGTCCTTATCCGTCGCTGGCCATGTATTTTGCTCTGCTCCCACTCCTTCCGTCCCAATAACAGATCCATATACAGCCCGACCTGCAGATGGCACTAAACTCTGCACTACAAGCTGAACGAGGGATCTTGGGTGCTTTTCTAATGACAAGACAGGAGGGAAAATAGTTTCAAGGGTTGTGACAAGCGCTCGGGAAGGGGTTGCGCCGACGCCTGCCAGCGGGCGATGATTTACCTCAAAGGTCGCTTTGTCTGGGAGTTCCTCACGGAGGCGGACTTCTATAGGGCCGGAGCAGCTTGCGAGGACGGCATTTGATCCTATGAGGCATGTGTTCAGCAGTCTGCGGAGGAACTACAGAAGGAGAGACATACCAAAAGCAAAGCGAGCTGAGCCGTCTGCGCGATCGAGCTCACCAATGGACAGGTGCAAAGGCCTAAGCTGGGCGGGTGTTCTGCCGTCGGGGCGTCTGCTGGGGCCTGCGGTGGCCATGGTTGTGCAAGTTCTGTAGTTGCCCGTTCCAAAGAATAATTGAGTAAATAATCATAAATACCCCCACTCCTTATTCAACCGGCCACTTTAGTGTCCATGACGTCATAACAAATGCATCTCTCATTTCTACACGTTAATATTATTAGCCGCACCCTTTTGACCTTCCCTCCCTCAACAAGTACGTTATTCAGCCCAGCAAACAGCTGTATTTGCCATGAACCCCATATCAGACCCGCCAACTCAGAAATCTTCTCGTCCTGTCCATGTTCTTCCTGAAGAGCTGGGTAAACCACTCGAGGACTCGCTCGATCATATCGTGTCCAACTCGAAAGCCTTCAGGGGCGATCGAAAAGATCAACTTGCTCGTAGGCAAACATCTGACATACATGGATTGCGAGGAAATTCCTAATATATTGTAAAGCCAGTCAGCTGAGAGCGGACGCCGTTCATTCCCATGGCCCCGAGGCTAAACATTGGGTAGaaagcttcttctccgaGGAAACTCTAGATCATGTAAGTCCGGTCAAATACATACAGCCTGATTTAATGCAGCTCTGATACCGTTGATGTATTTATCCAGCTGTTTGCCATGGAACACATGGGTACTTTacttctcttttccttctaAATTTCTATCAATCTAACATAGCATCGCTAGGTAATTATGTGATTGATCGTATGACTGGGAAGAAATTCTTTGAAACAATGCCAATCTGTGAGCCCTCACAACGATCGTATGCTGAAAAGCTGCGCATAGTAACGAAGTACAGATGTTCGCATTGGTATGCATCTCCTGTTTGTTTCAGGTGTAAGCCTTGTCCAACACGCAATATAGCTGCCAATACTGATTACTTTTTTAGAACAGCTACATGTCATATTCATCTGTAGAAAAGCTTTTGCGAGAAGAGTCAATCAAACGTGAGTCTGAGCCATAATCTAACATGCGGTTTATCTGCATATACTGAATACTAAACAGAGGGGCAGACGTATGATCAGACTGGACCTGACGTGGAGGAACATATAAAATCATTCATTAAAACGTATGACCTACCTCTTGACGAGCTCTTGGTAAAAGATTTGAGCCAGTACCCAGTAAGTCGTTTTGGATTCAGCTTGGGTGGTGGTAACAAATGAGCCAGACCTTCAATTCGTTCTTTTCCCGTCGTTTGCTCCCCACCGCGCGACCGATCACCTCGGTGGGAGACCCAACCATCATTGTCTCAGCTGCAGACTGTCGGTTGACAGTGTACCAGACAGTCGACCAAGCTAAGGAGTTCTGGTACGTAATTTGAGTGCGAAAAGTGGTCTTGCTAGCTTATGATTCATAACTTGGTAAAAGGATTAAGGGGCAGCAATTCACGCTTCCAAACCTCTTGATTGGGAACGACGTCGCAGATACGAGATTCAAAGCAATACAGGAGGATAATGCAGCCGCTCTTGCAATCCACAGGCTCGCCCCACAAGACTACCATAGGTTCCATTCACCCGCGGAAGGTGTAATTGGTGCTATCAAAGATATCGATGGTGCGTTTTCAGCTTAGTCACCTACGGGAAGAAGTTAATGGCGGATCATTCTAGGAGAACTGTACAGTAAGTTGGTTAAATTGTAGGCTACTTCGTGTGGCATGACCTaattttttatttttttttaaaaaaaagCGGTGAACCCTCAAGCTATCAATGAAAGTATGTTCGGGCCTTGCGCGTTTTACTCTTGATGATCTGTTGATCCCAGAGATTTAGATCTCAATGTATTCACTATGAACAAGCGTTCTATCATGCTTATCCATGCCAACCTTGGATCCGGTCGAGAAAATGTTCCCATTGCGTTTGTCGCTATAGGCGGTATGTCCCATCCACATTTGTTTGTTATCCTCAGTATCCATACTAAAACATGGTTTGTGCTTTAGCAATGCTTGTTGGCTCCATCGGATGGTCCAAAAAACCAGGTGATAAGGTTTGCAAAGGCGAAGAGCTGGGCTGGTTTCAGTATGGCGGGTCCACCAGCATCACAGTCTTTCCTAAATCGGCGGGAATAGAGTTTGATAGCGATCTGGTTGAAAACAGCAAGAAACAGATGGAGACGCTAGTAAGGGTTGGAATGGAAATCGGGAAATGTAGCACCGCAGTTAAATAGAGGATAAATAGTTCGAACAAAGTTACAAAGCGTACAACAATATCGCACAAATGCGTTTACTCTGCAAACTATTAGTATCTGGTTGAAGCTTTAAAGCAAACGCGCCTACCTAGGAAAGTCGAACCACCTCATTTATTTGCTCTTGCCCTTACCCTTTGCTTTACCATCCTTGCCCTCACCGCTGTTAGGAACCAAATCAGCATATGGTCAGAAGCCCATGCAGCTCGACTTACTTCTCGAGTTCTCCAACATTGCGCATGATAGAGAGCTTACCGACAGAGGCAGCTTGTACCATCTGCTTCTCGATAGAATTGTTGATTTTGCTTGAAAGTTGCTGCATTATTGTTCAGCAATGATCTCTCTACCTTGGGTATTCTTCTGTTGTCTGTGGAGACGCAAACGACGCAAATTTACCTTTTTCTGGGACCTCTCCAGTACCCTTTGCCTATCCTTCGGCGCTACCTCACGCTTCCCGGGTTTGGTCTTTCCGGTATTCTTCCTCTGGGATCCGCCTGACTTCCCCTTCGCTTTGATCGATTTTCCTGCTCCTTGGGCCATGGTTATTGAAGATGTTATTGTTGTTGGTCAAGCAGGGGCTTCGTTATTATCGACTTTGGAATATTTTTGCTTGATGCGGCGAGCGGGATTGACTCCGTGAACTTCTTCCACGTCATAAGGTTCGAAGGGGTGACATGTCACTTATTTTGTGAACAAAAAGGGCCTCCGTCAACGAACGACATCATCAACCACGCTCTCCCATCCGTCCATCCCGTCAGACGGCAATTGCGAAGATCTTCGACTGGTTATCATATCTAGATATTATAGATCTGGAACTTTCTAGCATCAGGAACTCAGTATGACTCGCACTCCTGTTACCCTTCTGGACGGAGTCATATCTCAACTCGCCCACCTAGCAGATAATCGTGCGATCGATTATCGGTTTATTGTTATTCTTTCCACTTGGCTACAGACCGCATTTGAGGTGTATATTTTGTAAGTTTGAGGCTTTCTGTGCTGTATATTTTCTCAAGTTGACTGATGTGGAAATTAGGCGTCGTCAGCTTCCGTGTTATGACAGAccagctcctcctccgGCCCTTAAGGCTCACCTTGATGGCGATACATTCCGGAAAGCTCAAACCTATAGTCGGGATAAAACGAGATTTCAACTCCTTCAACTCGTGTTTAATCAACTCCTCGCCTGGATTATGATCAAATCAGGAGCATATTCCAGATTGTGGGACGTGGCAGGCAGATTCACCAGTCTACTGGGTCTCGGTCCCAACTGGATTGTGCGTGTACTTATCATGGAAGGCCACTATTAAGTGGTATAATTCACCGCTAACAAGATGATAGATTGTGCGGTCTCTGTCCTGGATTACAATCCTCACCCTCTCTACCGCTGTCCCCGGCCTCCCTATGTCGTATTACCAGACCTTTGTGCTCGAGGAAAAGCATGGTTTCAACAAATCAACGAGGGCTCTTTGGGTGGCTGATACCTTGAAAACTTATTTTCTGGTTGCCCTCTTAGGTCTCCCtgtcttggctggattCCTCAAAATTATCGAGCTCTCTGGAAAGAGTTTTGTGCCCTGGTTGATGTTGTTCCTGTAAGTTGGGTCCTAGCAAGAGTCGATGATGGTGATTAACATCATTGCAGGGTCTGTGTGCAGTTGACCCTCCAAGTCATTTACCCAACATTCAGTGAGTATATCTAATGTGTACGAAGCACTTGTCGCTAAAACCTTGCGTTAGTCCAACCATTGTTCAACAAGCTAGATCCTCTTCCTGAGGGTGAGCTCCGTACCAAGGTTGAAGCCCTCGCGAACCAACTGGGATTCCCTCTGAAACATTTATATGTTATTGACGGCAGCAAGCGGAGCTCACATTCCAATGCGTAAGCAAAAAAAGGCCAGTATTCATTTAACTTACGTGTTAATATTCTGGCTTAGTTACTTTTACGGTCTTCCGTGGTCCAAACACATCGTTATTTATGATACACTGATCAAGGACAGCACTACGGATGAGGTCGTCGCCGTGCTCGGTAAGCCATTTATTGAGCGTCATATATGTTTTTATTAATAGTTA
The DNA window shown above is from Cryptococcus decagattii chromosome 9, complete sequence and carries:
- a CDS encoding phosphatidylserine decarboxylase, encoding MNPISDPPTQKSSRPVHVLPEELGKPLEDSLDHIVSNSKAFRGDRKDQLAPSQLRADAVHSHGPEAKHWVESFFSEETLDHLFAMEHMGNYVIDRMTGKKFFETMPIYVRIGMHLLFVSGNSYMSYSSVEKLLREESIKQGQTYDQTGPDVEEHIKSFIKTYDLPLDELLVKDLSQYPTFNSFFSRRLLPTARPITSVGDPTIIVSAADCRLTVYQTVDQAKEFWIKGQQFTLPNLLIGNDVADTRFKAIQEDNAAALAIHRLAPQDYHRFHSPAEGVIGAIKDIDGELYTVNPQAINENLNVFTMNKRSIMLIHANLGSGRENVPIAFVAIGAMLVGSIGWSKKPGDKVCKGEELGWFQYGGSTSITVFPKSAGIEFDSDLVENSKKQMETLVRVGMEIGKCSTAVK
- a CDS encoding UPF0390 protein — protein: MAQGAGKSIKAKGKSGGSQRKNTGKTKPGKREVAPKDRQRVLERSQKKQLSSKINNSIEKQMVQAASVGKLSIMRNVGELENGEGKDGKAKGKGKSK